The sequence below is a genomic window from Pseudorca crassidens isolate mPseCra1 chromosome 20, mPseCra1.hap1, whole genome shotgun sequence.
gaacccgtgtcccctgcgttgggaggcggattcttaaccactgcgccaccagggaagtcctatgtttaaccttttgaaaaACTGCCAGGGTGTTTTCCAAAGCACCTGCACCATTCTCCCTTCCCACCGGCAATATACAaaggttccagtttttccacatcctttccaatatttattattatctttttgaagtatTTCATGAGTCTCTTTCAATCTTCAGAttcctcctctgcttctcttttatttttcttgtaattttgttGCTGTGTTGAAGAAACCAGTTTGTTCTGGAGAGTATCCCAgagtttgagggtttttttgtttttgtttttgtttttcctgaagtataattgatttataatgttgtgttagtttcaggcgtacagtaaagtggttcagttatatatattatatattcagaatgttttcccttatagattattacaagatattgagtataactccctgtgctatacaataggtccttgttggttattttatatatagtactgtgctTGTGTTAATCCcaaaatcctaatttatccctcccccctttgtccctttggtaaccataagtttgttttctatgtctgtgagtcactgttttgtaaataagttcatctgtatcattttttttagattccacatataacagAGTTTGGGTCTTGCTGATTACATCCCTAGGGTGTCTTTTAACTGTTTCTCTGTCCCCTGTATGCCTGTAAACTTGTATTTATATTCCAGAGGCTTGATCAGATTCAGATAttaggttttgctttgttttgtttggggacAAGACTGCTTCATATGTGGTGCAGTGGACTTCCAACAGAAAACATACAATGTCTGATTGTCTTGCTTTCTGTGACAAAATAAGTTGTTGACATCACAGTCAGATTTCAATGTGCATTTCTCTTAGCATGAGTGAGATGAACATCTCATTTGTGTAAGAGCCGTTTACTGGTATTCCTTATTCTGTCTGAACATATTCTTTTCACCAAATATGCGTAGCTGgcatatttcttattcatttatagAAATTCTTTATCTATTAAGAATatcagctctgggcttccctggtggcgcagtgcttaagaatctgcctgccaatgcaggggacacgggttcgacccctggtccgggaagatcccacatgccatagagcaagtaagcccgtgtgccacaactactgagcctgcactctagagcccgcgagccacaactactgaagcccgtgcacccagagcccgtgctctgcaacaagagaagccactgcaatgagaagcccatgcaccgcaatgaagagtagcccccgctcgccgcaactagagaaagcccacgcacagcaacaaagacccaacacagcaaaaaataaattaattaattaaaaaaacaaaaataataatatcagctTTTTCTCTGTTAGGGGACTTTCAatctcttcctgcctccctgaTCCCCATAGCAGAGCAGGCTGTGCTTTTTATGTTCTAGACACAGCTGCCCTTCTCTTTGTAGTTCTCCTCATACTATCACTCTTTGTTTGGAGGATACTTTCTTTATGTCATTCTTGCCACCTAGAGTGTGAGATCCTTAAGGACAGGAATCTTGTCTGTCCGATTCCCACAGTTCTCCTACTGCCTCCTaggacctggcacacagtgagcagAAAGGACACTCTCACTCCATCAAGCTCATTTGTGACTATTTGTTTGAGGCTAAACTATGGGGCTAAACCATGGTGCCGAGCCCCAAGGAGCCTCAGTGAGCATGGTGGAAAAGGCTGGGGCAGTGAAGGCAGTTGCGGGTGGGGGGCTCAGAGTTACAGGCAGGAAATCTGTAAAGCTCAGTGTCCCTTGAGCTGAGCTGAGGACAGGAAGGAGGTGGCGACATCAACAGTCTGGGAGGGCGGCTAAATGGGGAGACCCAACCCTGATGTCCATCTCTCTGCCCACAGGCCAGGACTCTGCCAGCCCCGTGCGGACCACGCACACGGGCCAGGTGCGGGGGAGCCTCGTCCATGTGAAGAACACTGATGTGGGGATCCACaccttcttgggaattccctTCGCCAAGCCACCTCTAGGGCTGTTGCGGTTTGCGCCCCCGGAGCCCCCGGAATCTTGGAGTGGTATAAAGGATGGGACCTCCCACCCAGCCAAGTAAGCAGGGGGTCCAGGGAACTCTAAGCCCTGGGATAGAGGGTACTCTGAGCTCTGGGCCAGGCTGCAGTTGTCATTTCATGTCATTTCAAAACAGCCAGTTTCCCCTCTGAGTTTGGTGGATTTTCACATGCATTTTTCTGATAAGCATGCAGGGGCTTGGAAGGGTGAAGTAACTTTCCCAGACTGAGGGCTTAGCACTCAAAGAGCATTAGCTCCACAAGCTGAAGGGACAAGCAGAGGCACACAACTCCCTAGGTTCTGGTTGTGGCAGGTGATCTCTGCCACCAGAGGAGGTATCTCTGGGAGAGGTTTGAACCTCATAGGAGCTCCTGACTCTAGCAGCAGACACTGTAGATCCCTGAGGAGCAGAAGACCCCACTCTGCACAGTCACTGTGCCAACCGACAGGGCCAGATGCCGTTGACCAAGGGGCGTGTATATGTTCTTGAAACTGGAAACTGTGGGAGTGATGAGGTTCCCTGAGAGTCTGACTTGGGATGAGGGATGTCCCACTGCCCTTCTCATGAGAAATTAATCCATTCCTTTTGGCAGCACATGTATACAGGCTACTCCCCTGTTCCAGGTCTGCCTGAGTACAGTGATATGGTGGTGAATGTCAACACATGCAACCAATCGTTCGCATAGAGACCCTCCAGAGTCAAGATTTCTCAACCTCAGGAGGATTGATATCCAAGGCCCTCATAAACTTGAGGCCTCCTGGAAGACTAGGCTCCATCCCAGCTTCCCCAGAGTCTGTGGCCTGTAGCTTGGTGCAAAGGGGCTTTAGGGAGGGATCACACGTGAGTGAGGTATCAGAGGAAGTGGGACTAAGGGTAGTTGGGAGCATATCTGGGCCCAGGATCTGGTTATGGCCACAGCATGGCCCCAGGACTGACTGCCTGCCACGGTCACCAGGTGTCTGCAGGACTTCGCTAGCGTGAAAAGAATGACTCTGAAACTACTGAATGTGACCCTGCCTTCTACCTCCATGTCTGAAGACTGCCTGTACCTCAACATCTACACACCTGCGCATTCCCATGAGGGCTCTAAGCTGCCTGTGAGTGCCAGGCCACAGCTGGCTAAGGGGTGGGAGGACATTTCTTCTGCAGAAGATTGAAAAGAAGAAGATCAGCCTGGGCCCCACTGCAGTGTGGACCCTGTTAAGAAGCTTCTTACTATCAGATCCAAGAGAGTATTTCTTACCCAGCATGGGTGGCTGATGCCTGGGCACAGGGTCACAGAACCCTGGCTGCTCCCAGACGTCAGAAACTGTGGCCCTGGTAGGGACCCAGGACCTATACCCAACCAACTCATACCCAGGACCCACTCAGGTGCTGAGGGATGCACTTTGCGGTGGCCGGAGACCCCAGCCATGGATTATCTGTTGGGCCAATGAGAATAGAGCACACTTGTAATTAATGTGCATGCATGTGGGGTGATCAGAGAGACATCCCTTTTCTTTCCATGTCAGAGAGGGTTCTGGGAGAAATGGAGCCGGGCTTCGGTATGTGGGACGGGCCCCAAAGTGTGGGAGGCCCGGTTTTCCTGATAGAACTTGGGTTGCCTTCAGCCTAGGTCGTGAAGACACCACTTTGTCTTGCTGGAGTTCTGTCCGTGTGGCTAGGAGGACAGAGCCAAAGTGGTGGTTAGTTTAGGTAGCAGCGCTGATGGGGTTTGGGCTTGGTGGGAGCCATATGGTGTCTGTGCCTTGGATTCGCCAGGTGATGGTGTGGATCCACGGTGGTGGCTTTGTCATGGGCATGGCTTCCACGTATGACGGCTCTGCTCTGGCGGCCTTCGAGGACGTGGTGGTGGTCGTTATCCAGTACCGCCTGGGTTTGCTGGGCTTCTTCAGGTGAGACTGGGGCTGGGCTCGGCAACGCAGGCTGATGGAGCCAGGACACTCCCATGACCCTCATCCCTGCCACCTCTCAGCACTGGAGACAAACACGCAACTGGCAACTGGGGCTACCTGGATCAAGTGGCCGCACTACGCTGGGTCCAGCAGAATATCATCTACTTTGGAGGCGACCCTGACCATGTCACCATTTTTGGCGCGTCTGCGGGTGGCATGAGCGTGTCTTTGCATGTTGTGTCCCCCATGTCCAAAGGACTCTTCCACTGTGCCATCATGGAGAGTGGCGTGGCCCTGGTGCCCGGCTTCACCGCCAACTCATCTGACGTGGTCTCCACAGTGAGTGCACCCAACCGTGGGAAGCCCAGACCTGCTGCCCCATTTCTTACCTCTCAGCCTCCATTACTCtgtctgttaaatggggataacaaGGACTCCCCTGCCATCAGAGGACCTTGGAAACAGCCACCTATGTGGGGATTGTTCAAGGGTCAGAATTCACAGACCTCTGTCACTGCAGAGGCTGAGTACATTCTGTGGCCCACAAGACTGCTGCTGGGGGCCCCCATCATAGGCAGGACCATCTAGGCAGGTGGGATGGACCCCCTGGCAGAGTCCTCTGAGCATCAGGGAAGTTGGAACAATTTCAAAACTGTAGGAATCCATTCACAATACTCTGTGAGATTTGGGGTACACCTGCCTCCAACTGGGGCACTGGGCAAACCTCTCTCCCCTACCTGGAAGCATGAGCCAGCCGCTGCCTGGTCTCTTTACAGGTGGTGGCCAACCTGTCTGCCTGTGGCCAGGTTGACTCAGAGGCCCTGGTGGACTGCCTGCGGCACAAGAGTGAAGAGGAGATTCTGGCCATCAACAAGGTTTGACTGATGGACATGGCTGTGGAGGGAAGGGTCCAGTAGGTGTGGGGCAGGCAAGCCTGGGTGCCCTTCATCctccctgggcaagttactgtAGCTCCTCACCTTGGTGTCCTCACAGCCCTGGATGGGAAATCGAGGCCAGGCCATGCTGAGGCAGGTATAGGacctgctggggtgggtgtgAGCCTTCTGGGACGAGCCAAGAAGGGGTGGAAGATGTCTGCGGCATCAGAAATTGTCTGCAACCTGACCTTGAGTGTCCCTTAGCCCTTCAGCATCATCCCTGGCCTGGTGGACGGGATCTTCCTGCCCAAGCACCCCCAGGAGCTGCTGGCCTCTGCCGACTTGCACCCTGTCCCCAGCATCATTGGTGTAAACAGCGATGAGTACAGTTGGATCCTCCCCTCGGTGAGGCCCACTCCCAAGCCTCCAGGTGCGGGGGAGCCCATCCAGGGGGAAGGCCTCGGGGCTTCGTAGCTCCAGGCCCATCCTATCTCCAACTCGACTCCCCCACCACCCAGTTCATGAACAATTCTGACGCCCAGAAGGAAATGGACAGAGAGACCATAAAGGATGACTTGCAGAAAATATCAAAAATGATGGTGAGGTTCCTGGGGACCTGCCCACATGGGGAGGGGGCTCCTTTCCTCTCCCAAGGCACGGGAAACCCAGCCCCCAGATATCCAGTGCATGCAGCACCCCTCGCCCAGAGCTTGGCCCCTTTCCCCGATTCCCTATCCCATCCCAGGATCCGTCTCCCGGTCCTGCCTCTGCTGCGTCCCGGCCCCGCCAGCCTGCCTAACCTGCCTCTTCCTGATCCCCTGGCGCAGATGATGCCGCCTGAGTTTGGTGACCTGTTGATGGAGGAGTACATAGGGGACAGTGAGGACCCCCAGACCCTCCGAATCCAGTTCCATGAGATCCTGGGGGACTGCATCTTCGTGATCCCTGCACTCCAAGTAGCAAAGTTGCAGTGTGAGTACATCTGCACTAAGTCCAGACTGGCTAGGGGGCCACTCAGAGCTGCAGGTGCCAGATGAGGTCTACTGGTGTCCAAAACCTCGACCATGTCTATTTATTGGTGCCCGGCACTTGATATCCTTCATCGTGGTAAATCCTCATGGCTAGTCTAAGAGACAGACATTTACCCCATTTTACGGAGGAGGAAACATGTTCAGTGACCTTCAGTGACTTGCCTAAAACCATAGCCTAGGAAGTTCCAAGGCCacaatttgaacccaggcccttcccACTGCCCTTGCTCCAGCCTGGGGCTCCTCCACCCCATTGTCCAGATTCCAACCAGCTTTGGACTTAGCTATGTCATCACCATGGGTGATGCAAGAAAGCTCCAGGTGAGGGGCTGCCAGGTCACGGCCCGTCTTCCGCACCTCCCCAGGTTCCTCTGCCCCTGTCTACTTCTACGAGTTCCAGCATCAGCCGAGCTTCTTCAGGGATTTCAGGCCGAGCTATGTGAGGGCAGACCATGGAGATGAGGTTCACTTCATCTTCAGAAGTCTTTTCGGGAGCAGCCACAGTGAGTCTTCCTAGGTGGGGGTCTCTCAGAGGCTCCTCATTCCCAGGATGTGGGATGGGACATTGGCTAAGACCCTGAGTGAGGGTGATAGCCCTCACtgtacagacgaggaaactgaggctcagcgggAGGAGGGGATCAGGTGTCCAAGACGTGACAGCTAGAAAGATTGAGCTTGAATTGGAGTGTAGCATTCTTCAGACTGGAACCCGTgctccctccacctctccccaccctgacCTTGGGTTTCTGGCATGGGTGCAGAGGGGGTGTTTGAAaggcctctttctttcttccttccttccttcctccctccctccctccctccctctctctctctctttctttcttcctttttttctttcttttctttcctccctccctcctttctttctttcttccttcctttctctctctctttctttccttcccttccttccttgctttctttctttttttttttttttttttttttgcggtacgtgggcctctcactgttgtggcctctcccgttgcggagcacaggctctggacgcgcaagctcagcagccatggctcacgggcctaggcgctccgcggcatgtgggatcttcccggaccggggcacgaacccgtgtcccctgcatcggcaggcagactctcaaccactgcgccaccagggaagccccatatttatttcttaaatggcCTTCTGCTGTCAGAAGAAGGGAGCCTTCTGGGTCAGGGATGAGCCCAGTGTTGGGTCAGCCAGAGGCCGGGATGAATATATGGGGTTTGGGCAAGGAGAGGGCCTGGGGAGCGGGCAGAGAGCCAGGCCTTGGGATGGCAGGGAGGAGCctgggatggggtgagggggaATGACCCACATGCCGGACTGGAGttgccctgacctggacccttgTCCTCTTGCTCTGTAGTCCAACTCACTGAGGAGGAGGAGCTGCTGAGCAGGAAGATGATGAAGTATTGGGCCAACTTTGCTCGAAATGGGTGAGATGTCACACTCCTACTTTAACCTCCacggtggggagggcagggcttgAGCCCATCCTGGGCTCCCCTTGTCTGTGGTGACTTCATTAGCGGATGTGTCCTTAATTGCatggcagccccctccccagctccaggaCCCTCCTGGACAGAAAGGGGCCTTATGGGTGCTGGACACTCATTCCATCTTGGGGTGACCTGGATGGGGGGTGACAGTGC
It includes:
- the LOC137214587 gene encoding cocaine esterase-like isoform X3, coding for MSVGSAKKTCEPTMQLDRLRKRLRAVAFGVLLLLVPGQGQDSASPVRTTHTGQVRGSLVHVKNTDVGIHTFLGIPFAKPPLGLLRFAPPEPPESWSGIKDGTSHPAKCLQDFASVKRMTLKLLNVTLPSTSMSEDCLYLNIYTPAHSHEGSKLPVMVWIHGGGFVMGMASTYDGSALAAFEDVVVVVIQYRLGLLGFFSTGDKHATGNWGYLDQVAALRWVQQNIIYFGGDPDHVTIFGASAGGMSVSLHVVSPMSKGLFHCAIMESGVALVPGFTANSSDVVSTVVANLSACGQVDSEALVDCLRHKSEEEILAINKPFSIIPGLVDGIFLPKHPQELLASADLHPVPSIIGVNSDEYSWILPSFMNNSDAQKEMDRETIKDDLQKISKMMMMPPEFGDLLMEEYIGDSEDPQTLRIQFHEILGDCIFVIPALQVAKLQCSSAPVYFYEFQHQPSFFRDFRPSYVRADHGDEVHFIFRSLFGSSHIQLTEEEELLSRKMMKYWANFARNGNPNSEGLPHWPVFNQEEQYMQLNTQPAVGRALKAHRLQFWTKILPQKIRELMEAKEKHTELLPLSHEALNVPVCQGYGRGNSPTREASKEDSGSCTGYFWQKFDPQALQLEVPAGTPGEDLAPSPGMTLTLSLIESAHPTVGISKYLPAPHTLHPSPHLPLPASRVPDTEAQRVAVLFCQSCHNKGPQSG
- the LOC137214587 gene encoding cocaine esterase-like isoform X1; this translates as MSATVRCAFQKAGLCRVGRRAHRDPQTRDNRGMKADPGNRSPKARRSFWNEGPSDFPAFTRAVPFTLNEGRFYLSVYGNPDRAPRQGSSPGFPNHRLLLPLSPPRNTLVRPVTIRTVNAVQSPGLGETLNRRRLDASLRSLLVKSSMSVGSAKKTCEPTMQLDRLRKRLRAVAFGVLLLLVPGQGQDSASPVRTTHTGQVRGSLVHVKNTDVGIHTFLGIPFAKPPLGLLRFAPPEPPESWSGIKDGTSHPAKCLQDFASVKRMTLKLLNVTLPSTSMSEDCLYLNIYTPAHSHEGSKLPVMVWIHGGGFVMGMASTYDGSALAAFEDVVVVVIQYRLGLLGFFSTGDKHATGNWGYLDQVAALRWVQQNIIYFGGDPDHVTIFGASAGGMSVSLHVVSPMSKGLFHCAIMESGVALVPGFTANSSDVVSTVVANLSACGQVDSEALVDCLRHKSEEEILAINKPFSIIPGLVDGIFLPKHPQELLASADLHPVPSIIGVNSDEYSWILPSFMNNSDAQKEMDRETIKDDLQKISKMMMMPPEFGDLLMEEYIGDSEDPQTLRIQFHEILGDCIFVIPALQVAKLQCSSAPVYFYEFQHQPSFFRDFRPSYVRADHGDEVHFIFRSLFGSSHIQLTEEEELLSRKMMKYWANFARNGNPNSEGLPHWPVFNQEEQYMQLNTQPAVGRALKAHRLQFWTKILPQKIRELMEAKEKHTELLPLSHEALNVPVCQGYGRGNSPTREASKEDSGSCTGYFWQKFDPQALQLEVPAGTPGEDLAPSPGMTLTLSLIESAHPTVGISKYLPAPHTLHPSPHLPLPASRVPDTEAQRVAVLFCQSCHNKGPQSG
- the LOC137214587 gene encoding cocaine esterase-like isoform X2, whose translation is MSATVRCAFQKAGLCRVGRRAHRDPQTRDNRGMKADPGNRSPKARRSFWNEGPSDFPAFTRAVPFTLNEGRFYLSVYGNPDRAPRQGSSPGFPNHRLLLPLSPPRNTLVRPVTIRTVNAVQSPGLGETLNRRRLDASLRSLLVKSSMSVGSAKKTCEPTMQLDRLRKRLRAVAFGVLLLLVPGQGQDSASPVRTTHTGQVRGSLVHVKNTDVGIHTFLGIPFAKPPLGLLRFAPPEPPESWSGIKDGTSHPAKCLQDFASVKRMTLKLLNVTLPSTSMSEDCLYLNIYTPAHSHEGSKLPVMVWIHGGGFVMGMASTYDGSALAAFEDVVVVVIQYRLGLLGFFSTGDKHATGNWGYLDQVAALRWVQQNIIYFGGDPDHVTIFGASAGGMSVSLHVVSPMSKGLFHCAIMESGVALVPGFTANSSDVVSTVVANLSACGQVDSEALVDCLRHKSEEEILAINKPFSIIPGLVDGIFLPKHPQELLASADLHPVPSIIGVNSDEYSWILPSFMNNSDAQKEMDRETIKDDLQKISKMMMMPPEFGDLLMEEYIGDSEDPQTLRIQFHEILGDCIFVIPALQVAKLQCSSAPVYFYEFQHQPSFFRDFRPSYVRADHGDEVHFIFRSLFGSSHIQLTEEEELLSRKMMKYWANFARNGNPNSEGLPHWPVFNQEEQYMQLNTQPAVGRALKAHRLQFWTKILPQKIRELMEAKEKHTELVAVLFCQSCHNKGPQSG
- the LOC137214587 gene encoding cocaine esterase-like isoform X4; the protein is MTLKLLNVTLPSTSMSEDCLYLNIYTPAHSHEGSKLPVMVWIHGGGFVMGMASTYDGSALAAFEDVVVVVIQYRLGLLGFFSTGDKHATGNWGYLDQVAALRWVQQNIIYFGGDPDHVTIFGASAGGMSVSLHVVSPMSKGLFHCAIMESGVALVPGFTANSSDVVSTVVANLSACGQVDSEALVDCLRHKSEEEILAINKPFSIIPGLVDGIFLPKHPQELLASADLHPVPSIIGVNSDEYSWILPSFMNNSDAQKEMDRETIKDDLQKISKMMMMPPEFGDLLMEEYIGDSEDPQTLRIQFHEILGDCIFVIPALQVAKLQCSSAPVYFYEFQHQPSFFRDFRPSYVRADHGDEVHFIFRSLFGSSHIQLTEEEELLSRKMMKYWANFARNGNPNSEGLPHWPVFNQEEQYMQLNTQPAVGRALKAHRLQFWTKILPQKIRELMEAKEKHTELLPLSHEALNVPVCQGYGRGNSPTREASKEDSGSCTGYFWQKFDPQALQLEVPAGTPGEDLAPSPGMTLTLSLIESAHPTVGISKYLPAPHTLHPSPHLPLPASRVPDTEAQRVAVLFCQSCHNKGPQSG